A genome region from Anopheles stephensi strain Indian chromosome 2, UCI_ANSTEP_V1.0, whole genome shotgun sequence includes the following:
- the LOC118505025 gene encoding breast cancer metastasis-suppressor 1-like protein, translating into MPPVKTDGDSDGDGDLSGAESEHSGSSQGQDHDSSAEEADEPDSDDSSEMSEGECERRRTNCQDNLTSLEKQFGILKEQLYKERMVQVDYKLQQIRGGRLQDYFIPLQQLQTNMDSRKEVAEVMKKYRVNNIKNKFESELQACYQHFDSEQNLANDVICDELMEKVRRLEEDRHNVDISWADWGTNTRTAKVRGPGRKKAVTVSGPYIVYMLREEEILEDWTSIRKALKRSTAAAT; encoded by the exons ATGCCTCCAGTAAAAACCGACGGAGATAGCGATGGGGATGGTGATCTGTCCGGAGCGGAGTCGGAGCATTCCGGATCCAGCCAGGGGCAGGACCACGATTCCAGCGCGGAGGAAGCGGACGAACCGGATTCGGACGATTCCTCGGAAATGTCCGAAGGAGAGTGCGAACGGCGCCGTACAAATTGCCAAGATAATCTAA CGAGCCTGGAAAAACAGTTTGGTATCCTGAAGGAACAGCTGTACAAGGAGCGTATGGTGCAGGTGGACTATAAGCTGCAACAAATCCGCGGAGGTCGGTTGCAAGATTATTTTATACCACTGCAACAGCTACAAACCAACATGGACAGCCGCAAAGAGGTTGCGGAGGTGATGAAGAAGTACCGTGTCAATAACATTAAGAACAAGTTTGAATCGGAACTGCAAGCTTGCTACCAACATTTCGAT AGTGAACAAAATCTCGCCAACGATGTCATTTGTGACGAACTGATGGAGAAGGTGCGCCGGTTGGAGGAGGATCGCCACAACGTGGACATATCGTGGGCCGACTGGGGCACGAACACGCGCACGGCCAAGGTACGCGGACCGGGACGCAAAAAGGCCGTTACCGTGTCCGGACCGTACATCGTGTACATGCTGCGCGAGGAGGAAATTCTCGAGGATTGGACATCGATTCGAAAAGCACTGAAACGGTCGACCGCTGCCGCTACCTGA
- the LOC118505026 gene encoding probable 39S ribosomal protein L49, mitochondrial: MALRMLCSKTLNLNRIVSFNAVTQLPKQLQNVTAGSVRWSSFRSSEPVGDLEQYPEVEVVRNPPEWKYVERLLAPRTVPNPTPKESYPSGWKPASPQPDLKYVVQRTKNHMLPVYLRRAFRGQRRITAIRHVEGDIWQLEAELRYLIEKQLNRPIITRVNEMSGQIELKGDHVAFVEKFLLEKGM, from the exons ATGGCGCTTCGCATGTTGTGCAGCAAAACATTGAACCTAAACCgaattgtttcatttaatgCTGTAACCCAACTCCCAAAACAGCTACAG AATGTGACAGCTGGCTCCGTACGATGGTCATCTTTTCGCTCCTCGGAACCGGTCGGTGATTTGGAGCAGTATCCCGAGGTAGAAGTGGTACGGAATCCACCGGAATGGAAGTACGTCGAACGATTGCTAGCACCCCGGACCGtaccgaacccaacgccaaaGGAAAGCTACCCATCCGGCTGGAAACCGGCCAGTCCACAGCCCGACCTTAAGTATGTGGTGCAACGTACGAAAAATCACATGCTACCGGTGTACTTACGCCGTGCGTTCCGTGGCCAGCGTCGCATAACGGCGATCCGGCATGTGGAGGGTGACATTTGGCAGCTGGAAGCGGAATTGCGGTACCTCATCGAGAAGCAGCTGAACCGTCCCATCATCACGCGCGTGAACGAAATGAGCGGCCAGATCGAGCTGAAGGGCGATCATGTAGCTTTCGTGGAGAAGTTCTTGCTAGAAAAAGGAATGTAA